From Novipirellula galeiformis, the proteins below share one genomic window:
- a CDS encoding sulfatase family protein: MTTFAHRYIPLLAFSLGLLGLIPQAVADEKPNVVFILIDDLRHDTFGFMGHPFLETPHIDRLAKDGMQFTNAFVTTSLCSPARASFLTGKYTHNHKVVDNQDLMPADTVTFPQQLQSAGYETAFIGKWHMGGSSDAIRPGFDHWISFRGQGTYWPDQQTLNIDGRQVPRKKYMTDELTDYATEWLQTRRGDKPFLMYLSHKGVHGLYDPATRHLDRYKDEPLPHQPPISNEDDGNKPMWVHDQRNSWHGIEFPYHGRAEQTVAEMYRHYCEMILSIDDSVGRVMQALRTSGLEKDTLVIFTSDGGHLWGEHGLIDKRCAYEESMRIPLLVYGPGRTQASSRCDALVANIDVAPTLLELAGVSVPNDIDGQSFAPLLQRPDATKSTRSSLLYEYYWEPSFPQTPTTYALRTKHYKLIQYHGIWDTDELYDIVADPQETANLIHNPDHQQRVRRMRKQLHERLQSTGGLAIPLGFKRGHGANQRNPSGSQRAEFPARILKTTTDP, encoded by the coding sequence ATGACAACGTTTGCTCATCGCTACATTCCGTTGCTGGCCTTCAGCTTGGGGTTGTTGGGCCTCATCCCTCAAGCGGTCGCGGATGAGAAGCCGAACGTCGTTTTCATTTTGATCGACGACCTTCGACACGATACCTTCGGCTTTATGGGCCATCCGTTCCTGGAAACGCCTCACATCGATCGACTGGCCAAGGACGGCATGCAGTTCACCAACGCATTCGTCACAACTTCGCTCTGTTCGCCGGCAAGGGCTTCGTTTCTGACCGGAAAATATACGCACAATCACAAGGTCGTCGACAACCAAGACTTGATGCCGGCCGATACCGTCACCTTCCCCCAACAGCTTCAGTCAGCCGGCTATGAAACGGCGTTCATAGGGAAATGGCACATGGGCGGCTCCAGTGATGCGATCAGACCAGGGTTCGACCACTGGATCAGCTTCCGTGGGCAGGGTACCTACTGGCCCGATCAACAAACGCTCAACATCGACGGTCGTCAGGTGCCGCGGAAAAAGTACATGACCGATGAGTTGACCGACTACGCCACCGAGTGGCTACAGACACGCCGCGGCGACAAGCCGTTCCTGATGTATCTGTCGCACAAGGGCGTGCACGGCTTGTATGATCCAGCAACACGGCATCTGGACCGCTATAAGGACGAACCGCTACCGCATCAACCGCCGATCAGCAACGAGGACGATGGCAACAAGCCGATGTGGGTCCACGATCAACGCAACAGTTGGCACGGAATTGAATTTCCCTACCACGGACGAGCCGAGCAAACCGTCGCAGAGATGTATCGGCATTACTGCGAAATGATCCTCTCAATTGACGACAGCGTGGGCCGGGTCATGCAGGCACTGCGCACCAGTGGGCTTGAAAAAGATACGCTCGTAATTTTCACCAGTGATGGTGGGCATCTATGGGGTGAGCATGGATTGATCGACAAACGTTGTGCCTACGAGGAGTCGATGCGAATTCCGTTGTTGGTCTACGGTCCCGGCCGGACTCAAGCATCATCACGATGTGATGCGTTAGTGGCTAACATTGATGTGGCGCCCACGCTCCTGGAATTGGCCGGCGTGAGCGTACCGAACGACATCGATGGGCAAAGTTTCGCCCCGCTACTGCAGCGTCCCGACGCCACGAAATCGACTCGCAGCAGCCTTCTTTACGAATATTATTGGGAGCCCAGTTTTCCCCAAACGCCAACCACGTACGCCCTACGAACGAAGCATTACAAACTGATCCAGTATCACGGCATCTGGGACACCGACGAGCTCTATGACATCGTTGCTGACCCTCAGGAAACGGCGAATCTGATCCACAACCCCGATCACCAACAACGCGTTCGCCGCATGCGGAAACAACTGCACGAACGATTACAAAGCACTGGCGGATTGGCGATTCCCTTAGGCTTCAAACGCGGCCATGGTGCGAACCAGCGCAACCCATCCGGCTCGCAACGAGCCGAATTCCCAGCTCGAATCTTAAAGACGACTACAGATCCGTAA